The nucleotide sequence GCAACAACTGACAACCCTCGCGCGACCCCAACCACTGTGCACTCTGCGTGCTGCCTAGGCCGCGAGCGGTTACGCGCTTATTGGCGGCGTCATCAAAAAAACCGGAGAGCGAAACATACTGCACCACATAAGCTTGGCAATAGTCCGCCGGGTTGTTGGCCACATACCGACATGAGCAATATTCCTTAGCCGAATAAGCCCCAACAATGCCTGGGAACGCTTGCAGGTGGCTGCGGTTTTGCCATCCCAAGGCGGCGAGTAACAGCAAAATCAGCAAAAGTAGGCTGCTAAATGGTCGACGGCGGATCATGGCTGTACCTCTTGGGCCAATGCGGCCAGAACCAGCTTGAGGAAGTGGTTACGATCAAAACTGTCATCGCGATCATCGGCGTAGCGCACGACCACCAGCTTCTCATCAGGCAACACATACAAGCCCTGCCCCCAGTGCCCAGAGGCCGCTAGCATATTGTTCGGGGCATCCGGCCATGGCTTGGGGGCGCCACCAACCGCCGCATTCAACCACCACTGGCCACCCGGCACGGATGCATTAGGTTTGTCAGCCTGCGGCTGAT is from Pseudomonas sp. TMP9 and encodes:
- a CDS encoding amidase; this encodes MIRRRPFSSLLLLILLLLAALGWQNRSHLQAFPGIVGAYSAKEYCSCRYVANNPADYCQAYVVQYVSLSGFFDDAANKRVTARGLGSTQSAQWLGSREGCQLLPQAAALPEP